A window of the Streptomyces formicae genome harbors these coding sequences:
- a CDS encoding PaaI family thioesterase yields the protein MTLSPPSPPSPLSPADADKILAGNFAPWVLDLGLTVVETGSRHAVLRLPWSDRLAREGGGLSGQALMAAADTATVIAVASARGAFVPMTTVQQSTSFQRAVTGADVLVDARISKLGKRMAFADITMTAEGTDDADGPAARASTVYALLG from the coding sequence ATGACGCTTTCGCCGCCTTCGCCGCCTTCGCCGCTCTCACCGGCCGACGCTGACAAGATCCTCGCCGGCAACTTCGCCCCCTGGGTGCTCGACCTCGGTCTCACCGTCGTCGAGACGGGCAGCCGCCACGCCGTCCTGCGGCTGCCCTGGTCGGACCGGCTCGCCCGAGAGGGCGGCGGGCTCTCCGGACAGGCGCTGATGGCCGCGGCCGACACGGCGACCGTGATCGCCGTGGCCTCGGCGCGCGGGGCCTTCGTCCCGATGACGACCGTCCAGCAGTCGACCTCCTTCCAGCGCGCGGTCACCGGCGCGGACGTCCTCGTCGACGCCCGTATCTCCAAGCTGGGCAAGCGGATGGCCTTCGCGGACATCACCATGACGGCAGAGGGCACGGACGACGCCGACGGGCCCGCAGCCCGCGCCTCCACGGTGTACGCGCTGCTGGGCTGA
- a CDS encoding N-acyl-D-amino-acid deacylase family protein: protein MLDHLIKGATVVDGTGAPSRPADVGIRDGRIAVIAEPGTVTEEARTSEDATGLVLTPGFVDPHTHYDAQLFWDPYATPSMNHGVTTVAGGNCGFTLAPLNPDRPEDADYTRRMMSKVEGMSLVALEEGAPWNWHTFGEYLDALDGRIAVNAGFMVGHCALRRHVMGPDAVGGRPTPEQLQQMLALFHDAMDAGAWGLSTTQSSTHSDGDGQPVASRHARPDELLALSRAVADHEGTQLEAIVAGCLDQFSDEEIDLFVEMSAAAGRPLNWNVLTVDASVPERVPRQLIPSERARKAGGRIVALTMPILTPMNMSLGTFCALNLIPGWGEILGLPVPQRIEKLRDPDVRAEMLRRADSREAGVFRRLANFGRYVIGDTYSKENEGLSGRVVNDIAAERGQDPFQCLVEICANDELRTVLWPMPTDNDPASWALRAETWQHEDVMLGGSDAGAHLDRMCGAPYTTRFIGDCLRGRRLASLEEAVKMLTDDPARLFGLRERGRIAEGYHADLVLFDPERIDAGPATLVHDLPGDSPRLDSRAVGIVSVRVNGVETVRDDEVTGAVPGKVLRSGRDTRTVSTR, encoded by the coding sequence ATGCTCGACCACCTCATCAAGGGCGCAACCGTCGTCGACGGCACCGGCGCCCCCTCCCGCCCCGCCGACGTCGGTATCCGCGACGGCCGCATCGCCGTCATCGCCGAGCCCGGCACCGTCACCGAAGAGGCCCGCACCAGCGAGGACGCGACCGGCCTGGTCCTCACCCCCGGCTTCGTCGACCCGCACACCCACTACGACGCCCAGCTCTTCTGGGACCCGTACGCCACCCCGTCCATGAACCACGGCGTCACCACCGTCGCCGGCGGCAACTGCGGCTTCACCCTCGCCCCGCTCAACCCCGACCGCCCCGAGGACGCCGACTACACGCGCCGCATGATGTCCAAGGTCGAGGGCATGTCCCTGGTCGCCCTCGAAGAGGGCGCGCCCTGGAACTGGCACACCTTCGGCGAGTACCTGGACGCCCTCGACGGCCGTATCGCCGTCAACGCGGGCTTCATGGTGGGCCACTGCGCGCTGCGCCGGCATGTCATGGGCCCGGACGCGGTCGGCGGCCGGCCGACCCCCGAGCAGCTCCAGCAGATGCTCGCGCTCTTCCACGACGCCATGGACGCCGGCGCCTGGGGCCTGTCCACCACCCAGTCGTCCACCCACTCCGACGGGGACGGACAGCCCGTCGCCTCCCGCCACGCCCGGCCCGACGAACTCCTCGCGCTCTCCCGCGCCGTCGCCGACCACGAGGGCACCCAGCTCGAAGCGATCGTCGCGGGTTGCCTCGACCAGTTCAGCGACGAGGAGATCGACCTCTTCGTCGAGATGAGCGCCGCCGCCGGACGCCCGCTCAACTGGAACGTCCTCACCGTCGACGCCTCCGTACCCGAACGCGTGCCGCGCCAGCTGATCCCCTCCGAGCGCGCCCGCAAGGCCGGCGGCCGGATCGTCGCGCTCACCATGCCGATCCTCACGCCCATGAACATGTCGCTCGGCACGTTCTGCGCGCTCAACCTCATCCCCGGCTGGGGCGAGATACTCGGCCTGCCCGTCCCGCAGCGGATCGAGAAGCTCCGCGACCCGGACGTCCGCGCCGAGATGCTGCGCCGCGCCGACTCCAGGGAAGCCGGGGTCTTCCGCCGCCTCGCCAACTTCGGCCGGTATGTCATCGGCGACACGTACTCCAAGGAGAACGAGGGCCTCAGCGGACGGGTGGTGAACGACATCGCCGCCGAGCGCGGCCAGGACCCCTTCCAGTGCCTCGTCGAGATCTGCGCCAACGACGAGCTGCGCACGGTCCTGTGGCCCATGCCCACCGACAACGACCCGGCGAGCTGGGCGCTGCGCGCCGAGACCTGGCAGCACGAGGACGTCATGCTCGGCGGCTCCGACGCGGGCGCGCACCTGGACCGGATGTGCGGGGCGCCGTACACCACCCGCTTCATCGGCGACTGCCTGCGCGGGCGCAGGCTCGCGTCGCTGGAGGAGGCGGTGAAGATGCTCACCGACGACCCGGCGCGGCTCTTCGGGCTGCGTGAGCGCGGCCGGATCGCCGAGGGGTACCACGCCGATCTGGTCCTCTTCGACCCGGAGCGGATCGACGCGGGACCGGCCACCCTCGTGCACGATCTGCCGGGCGACAGCCCCCGTCTGGACTCGCGGGCGGTCGGGATCGTCTCCGTACGCGTCAACGGCGTCGAGACCGTCCGCGACGACGAGGTGACCGGTGCGGTCCCCGGCAAGGTGCTGCGCTCCGGCCGCGACACCAGGACGGTGAGCACCCGGTGA
- a CDS encoding SDR family NAD(P)-dependent oxidoreductase → MGKLDGRVVLITGASRGQGEQEARLFAAEGAKVVLGDVLDDQGEALAKELGESTALYVRLDVTQEADWAAAVAAAKDSFGRIDGLVNNAGILRFNELVSTPLEEFQQIVQVNQVGCFLGIRNVAPEIEAAGGGTIVNTASYTALTGMAGVGSYAATKHAVLGLTRVAAVELAAKRIRVNAVCPGAVDTAMSMPEGVDRGAVEELYRNLVPLGRVGQPEEVARLALFLSSDDSSYITGQPFVIDGGWLAGVSIV, encoded by the coding sequence ATGGGCAAGCTGGACGGACGGGTCGTCCTCATCACGGGCGCGTCGCGCGGACAGGGCGAGCAGGAGGCGAGGCTGTTCGCCGCGGAAGGAGCGAAGGTCGTCCTCGGCGATGTGCTCGACGACCAGGGAGAGGCGCTGGCGAAGGAACTCGGCGAGAGCACCGCGCTGTACGTCCGTCTCGATGTGACCCAGGAGGCCGACTGGGCCGCCGCGGTCGCCGCCGCCAAGGACTCCTTCGGGCGGATCGACGGCCTCGTGAACAACGCGGGCATCCTGCGCTTCAACGAGCTCGTCTCCACGCCGTTGGAGGAGTTCCAGCAGATCGTCCAGGTCAACCAGGTCGGCTGCTTCCTGGGCATACGCAACGTCGCCCCCGAGATCGAGGCGGCCGGCGGTGGGACGATCGTCAACACCGCCTCGTACACGGCCCTGACGGGCATGGCCGGCGTGGGCTCGTACGCCGCGACCAAGCATGCCGTCCTCGGTCTGACCCGGGTCGCGGCCGTGGAGCTGGCCGCGAAGAGGATCAGGGTCAACGCGGTCTGCCCCGGGGCCGTGGACACCGCGATGAGCATGCCGGAGGGCGTCGACCGAGGGGCCGTGGAGGAGCTGTACCGGAACCTGGTGCCGCTCGGCCGGGTGGGACAGCCGGAGGAGGTGGCGCGGCTCGCGCTCTTCCTGTCCAGCGACGACTCCTCCTACATCACCGGCCAGCCGTTCGTCATCGACGGGGGCTGGCTGGCGGGCGTCAGCATCGTCTGA
- a CDS encoding LLM class flavin-dependent oxidoreductase, with amino-acid sequence MEFGLFVQGYVGKRAETDPLAEHKALMEETEYVIQADKSGFKYAWASEHHFLEEYSHLSANDVFLGYLAHATERIHLGSGIFNPLAQVNHPVKVAEKVAMLDHLSEGRHEFGSGRGAGSHEILGFIPGVTDMNYTKEIWEETIAEFPKMWLQEEYAGFQGKHWSLPPRKVLPKPYGKSHPAMWYAAGSPPSYAMAAKKGLGVLGFSVQKVSDMEWVLEQYKTAIVDAEPIGDYVNDNVMVTTTAICAPTHEEAVRIAVGGGLHYLPSLVFRYHDTFPRPEGFPEWPETLPEYNEEIIELLIAEELLICGDPDEVLAQCKRWEQAGADQLSFGLPIGISKEDTLQTIKLVGEQVIPKIDTDPVHRTTRFREAA; translated from the coding sequence ATGGAATTCGGGCTCTTTGTTCAGGGTTACGTCGGCAAGCGCGCCGAGACCGATCCGCTCGCCGAGCACAAGGCGCTGATGGAGGAGACCGAGTACGTCATCCAGGCGGACAAGTCGGGCTTCAAGTACGCCTGGGCCTCCGAGCACCACTTCCTGGAGGAGTACTCGCACCTCTCGGCCAACGACGTCTTCCTCGGCTATCTCGCCCACGCGACCGAACGCATCCACCTGGGCTCGGGCATCTTCAACCCGCTCGCACAGGTCAACCATCCGGTGAAGGTCGCCGAGAAGGTCGCCATGCTCGACCATCTGAGCGAAGGGCGCCATGAGTTCGGCTCGGGGCGCGGCGCCGGCTCGCACGAGATCCTGGGGTTCATCCCCGGGGTCACCGACATGAACTACACCAAGGAGATCTGGGAAGAGACCATCGCCGAGTTCCCGAAGATGTGGCTCCAGGAGGAGTACGCCGGGTTCCAGGGCAAGCACTGGTCGCTGCCGCCGCGCAAGGTCCTGCCGAAGCCGTACGGCAAGTCCCACCCGGCCATGTGGTACGCGGCCGGCTCGCCGCCCTCGTACGCCATGGCCGCGAAGAAGGGGCTCGGGGTGCTGGGCTTCAGCGTCCAGAAGGTCTCCGACATGGAGTGGGTGCTGGAGCAGTACAAGACGGCGATCGTCGACGCCGAGCCGATCGGGGACTACGTCAACGACAACGTGATGGTGACGACGACGGCGATCTGCGCCCCCACGCACGAGGAGGCCGTACGCATCGCGGTCGGCGGCGGGCTGCACTACCTGCCGTCCCTGGTCTTCCGCTACCACGACACCTTCCCGCGGCCCGAGGGCTTCCCCGAATGGCCCGAGACGCTGCCCGAGTACAACGAGGAGATCATCGAACTCCTCATCGCCGAGGAGCTGCTGATCTGCGGCGACCCCGACGAGGTGCTCGCCCAGTGCAAGAGGTGGGAGCAGGCGGGGGCGGACCAGCTGTCGTTCGGGCTGCCGATCGGGATCTCGAAGGAGGACACGCTCCAGACGATCAAGCTGGTCGGCGAGCAGGTCATCCCGAAGATCGACACGGACCCGGTCCACCGCACCACCCGCTTCCGCGAGGCGGCCTGA
- a CDS encoding aldehyde dehydrogenase family protein yields the protein MSAAGQKLFIGGEWVEPDGGHYEVVNPADESVVGLAPEASRDQVYEAAAAARDAFDDWSRTTPEARAAVLDRAADIIQRESGPYAELARAETGATTGTARGMQVAVGVSRFRRYAKGALEPVEEGLPPQVNEAGPMGRGGVFGALAGRRPVGVVTCITSYNNPWANPAGKVAPALAMGNTVVVKPAPQDPLSVYRMAEALAEAGAPPGVVNVVSGSRTEVGEAAVDSPDVDMVSFTGSTAVGRRIGEVCGRAMKRQLLELGGKGAAVVFDDADLDSAVAGIGTTFAFYSGQICTAPTRVLVQRGVYGPLVEKLTGYLGFMKVGDPAVQGTVVGPVISAAHRDRIESYVELGKKEGARLVAGGERPDFARGFYVAPTLFADCTNDMRVVREEIFGPVVVVVPFDDEEEGVALANDSDYGLIDYVWSGDAARAFRVARRLRAGGVGINTVGRNMEAPFGGFKQSGVGRDVGSYALHAYSELQAIVWPGG from the coding sequence GTGAGCGCCGCCGGGCAGAAGCTGTTCATCGGCGGGGAGTGGGTCGAGCCGGACGGCGGCCACTACGAGGTGGTCAACCCGGCCGACGAGTCCGTCGTCGGCCTCGCCCCCGAGGCGAGCCGCGACCAGGTGTACGAGGCGGCGGCAGCGGCCCGGGACGCGTTCGACGACTGGTCGCGCACCACTCCCGAGGCACGGGCCGCGGTCCTGGACCGGGCGGCGGACATCATCCAGCGCGAGTCCGGGCCGTACGCCGAACTCGCCCGCGCCGAGACGGGCGCCACGACCGGCACGGCGCGCGGGATGCAGGTCGCGGTCGGGGTGTCCCGCTTCCGGCGGTACGCCAAGGGCGCGCTGGAGCCCGTCGAGGAGGGCCTGCCGCCGCAGGTCAACGAGGCGGGGCCGATGGGCAGGGGCGGGGTCTTCGGGGCGCTGGCCGGGCGCCGCCCGGTCGGCGTGGTCACCTGCATCACCTCGTACAACAACCCGTGGGCCAATCCGGCGGGCAAGGTCGCCCCGGCCCTCGCGATGGGCAACACGGTGGTCGTGAAGCCCGCCCCGCAGGATCCGCTGTCCGTGTACCGGATGGCGGAGGCGCTCGCGGAGGCGGGCGCGCCACCGGGGGTGGTCAACGTGGTGAGCGGCTCCCGTACGGAGGTGGGGGAGGCCGCCGTCGACTCGCCGGACGTCGACATGGTCAGCTTCACCGGCTCCACGGCCGTCGGCCGGCGCATCGGCGAGGTGTGCGGGCGGGCGATGAAGCGGCAGCTCTTGGAGTTGGGCGGCAAGGGCGCGGCGGTCGTCTTCGACGACGCCGACCTCGACTCGGCGGTGGCGGGGATCGGGACCACCTTCGCCTTCTACAGCGGCCAGATCTGCACCGCTCCGACACGCGTCCTCGTCCAGCGCGGTGTGTACGGCCCGCTGGTGGAGAAGCTGACCGGTTATCTGGGTTTCATGAAGGTCGGTGACCCGGCGGTGCAGGGCACGGTGGTCGGCCCGGTGATCTCCGCGGCCCACCGCGACCGGATCGAGTCGTACGTCGAGCTGGGGAAGAAGGAGGGCGCGCGGCTGGTCGCGGGCGGCGAGCGCCCCGACTTCGCGCGCGGCTTCTACGTCGCCCCGACGCTCTTCGCCGACTGCACCAACGACATGCGTGTCGTACGGGAGGAGATCTTCGGCCCGGTCGTGGTCGTCGTCCCCTTCGACGACGAGGAGGAGGGCGTCGCGCTCGCCAACGACAGCGACTACGGACTGATCGACTACGTCTGGTCGGGCGACGCGGCACGGGCCTTCCGGGTGGCGCGGCGGCTGCGGGCCGGCGGGGTCGGGATCAACACCGTGGGACGCAACATGGAGGCGCCGTTCGGGGGGTTCAAGCAGAGCGGGGTGGGCCGGGACGTCGGTTCGTACGCCCTGCACGCGTACAGCGAGCTCCAGGCGATCGTGTGGCCCGGTGGCTGA
- a CDS encoding MerR family transcriptional regulator produces MTGQRWSVGEVARASGLTVRALYHYDEIGLAGASERTASGHRRYTEADLRRLYRVRALRGLGLSLEDIGGVLADTPDCPAGELGGMRELLAAQLRALDTQAERIDELRGRIRGLLSRVEDDASMPGPDQFMTTLELMTVYETSFTPEQRQLLADRTTGLGPEAVETARNEFAGLVEEFLRHVEAGTPVTDPAVRELQRRWDAVGNLFHGGDEGVTNVAQTVWQENAQEIARTLPWPPEKFIEVIGYVQQVRASVS; encoded by the coding sequence GTGACCGGACAACGATGGAGCGTCGGCGAGGTCGCGCGGGCCAGTGGACTGACCGTGCGGGCGCTGTACCACTACGACGAGATCGGCCTGGCGGGGGCGAGCGAGCGCACCGCGTCCGGGCACCGCCGCTACACCGAAGCGGATCTGCGGCGGCTGTACCGGGTGCGGGCGCTGCGCGGGCTCGGGCTGTCGCTGGAGGACATCGGCGGCGTGCTCGCGGACACGCCGGACTGCCCGGCAGGCGAGCTCGGCGGGATGCGGGAGCTGCTCGCCGCCCAGCTGCGGGCGCTCGACACGCAGGCGGAGCGGATCGACGAACTGCGCGGGCGCATCCGCGGGTTGCTGAGCCGGGTCGAGGACGACGCATCGATGCCCGGTCCCGACCAGTTCATGACGACCTTGGAGTTGATGACCGTGTACGAGACGTCGTTCACGCCGGAGCAGCGGCAGCTGCTGGCCGACCGGACGACCGGGCTCGGCCCGGAGGCCGTGGAGACGGCCAGGAACGAGTTCGCCGGACTCGTCGAAGAGTTCCTGCGGCATGTCGAGGCCGGCACTCCGGTCACCGATCCGGCGGTGCGGGAGTTGCAGCGGCGCTGGGACGCGGTCGGGAACCTCTTCCACGGCGGCGACGAGGGCGTCACGAACGTCGCGCAGACCGTGTGGCAGGAGAACGCCCAGGAGATCGCCCGGACCCTGCCCTGGCCCCCTGAGAAGTTCATCGAAGTGATCGGTTACGTGCAGCAGGTGCGCGCGTCGGTCTCCTGA
- a CDS encoding amidohydrolase family protein yields METIPSFPKIISVDDHTVEPPSVWRDRLPAKYRDTGPRVVRAPLKEMTFLGGRFAPVMGAPGDDGPIGDWWVYEDLHRPLTRLDTAVGYDRDEIKLEVITYEQMRPGSFSVPERLADMDVNHVQSALCFPTFPRFCGQTFTEAKDRELGLLGVRAYNDWMVEEWCGPEAQGRLIPLTLIPLWDAGLAAEEVRRNAARGVRAVAFSEIPPHLGLPSVHTDEWDPFLAACDETGTVVAMHIGSSSKMPSTSADAPPAVGSTITFANCCFSMVDWLMSGKFERFPNLRVMYAEGQIGWIPYILERADVVWEENRGWGGVADKVLRPPSELFAEHVYGCFFDDAFGLRNLDAIGVGNVLYETDYPHSDSTWPKSREVGEAQMGHLAPDVVERIVRGNAIELLGLTPEGLWAGP; encoded by the coding sequence ATGGAGACCATCCCGAGCTTCCCGAAGATCATCTCGGTGGACGACCACACGGTGGAGCCGCCCAGCGTCTGGCGGGACCGGCTCCCGGCGAAGTACCGGGACACCGGCCCGCGCGTCGTCCGTGCCCCGCTGAAGGAAATGACCTTCCTCGGCGGCAGGTTCGCCCCGGTCATGGGCGCGCCCGGGGACGACGGCCCGATCGGCGACTGGTGGGTTTACGAGGATCTGCACCGGCCGCTCACCCGGCTCGACACCGCCGTCGGCTACGACAGGGACGAGATCAAACTCGAAGTGATCACGTACGAGCAGATGCGGCCGGGCTCGTTCTCCGTCCCCGAGCGGCTTGCGGACATGGACGTCAACCACGTCCAGTCGGCGCTCTGCTTCCCCACCTTCCCGCGCTTCTGCGGGCAGACCTTCACCGAGGCGAAGGACCGCGAGCTCGGGCTCCTCGGCGTCCGGGCCTACAACGACTGGATGGTGGAGGAGTGGTGCGGCCCCGAGGCGCAGGGCCGGCTGATACCGCTGACGCTGATCCCCCTGTGGGACGCGGGGCTCGCCGCCGAGGAGGTACGGCGCAACGCGGCCCGGGGCGTGCGGGCGGTGGCGTTCTCCGAGATACCCCCCCACCTGGGCCTGCCCTCGGTCCACACGGACGAGTGGGACCCGTTCCTGGCCGCGTGCGACGAGACCGGCACCGTGGTCGCCATGCACATCGGCTCCTCGTCGAAGATGCCCTCCACCTCGGCGGACGCCCCGCCGGCCGTCGGATCCACGATCACCTTCGCCAACTGCTGCTTCTCGATGGTCGACTGGCTGATGAGCGGCAAGTTCGAGCGCTTCCCGAACCTGAGGGTCATGTACGCGGAGGGCCAGATCGGCTGGATCCCGTACATCCTGGAACGTGCCGACGTGGTCTGGGAGGAGAACCGCGGCTGGGGCGGTGTCGCGGACAAGGTCCTGCGCCCGCCGTCGGAGCTCTTCGCCGAGCACGTCTACGGCTGCTTCTTCGACGACGCCTTCGGACTGCGGAACCTGGACGCGATCGGCGTCGGGAATGTCCTGTACGAGACGGACTACCCGCACTCCGACTCCACCTGGCCCAAGTCCCGGGAGGTCGGCGAGGCCCAGATGGGGCACCTGGCGCCGGATGTGGTGGAGCGGATCGTGCGCGGGAACGCCATCGAGCTGCTGGGGCTGACGCCCGAGGGGCTGTGGGCGGGGCCGTGA
- a CDS encoding LLM class F420-dependent oxidoreductase yields MVVYGMQLPVQSQSTIYAEPWEAAAGPADLAEIARTADRTGFAYVAVCDHVAIPRRLAGAMSTVWYDPVATLSFLAAVTERVRLLSHVAVVGLRHPLLTAKQYATLDHLSSGRLVLGVGAGHVREEFEALGADFERRGAVLDETIDALRAALGPEEFPRFEGERFAFEGLGQKPRPAQARVPVWIGGSSPAAVRRAALKGDGWLPQGDPRDRLPEQIAKLRAVREGAGITDPIEIGAITEPLYVGDASWDVGRRTLSGKPDALAESLRAYAAMGVDQIQVRFRSRNRSELTDQMAAFAADVAPHLDR; encoded by the coding sequence ATGGTCGTCTACGGCATGCAGCTCCCGGTCCAGTCCCAGAGCACGATCTACGCCGAGCCCTGGGAGGCCGCCGCCGGCCCCGCCGACCTCGCCGAGATCGCCCGCACCGCCGACCGCACCGGCTTCGCGTACGTAGCCGTCTGCGACCACGTCGCGATCCCGCGCCGCCTCGCCGGTGCGATGTCGACCGTCTGGTACGACCCGGTCGCCACGCTCTCCTTCCTCGCCGCCGTCACCGAGCGCGTCCGGCTCCTCAGCCATGTCGCCGTCGTCGGTCTGCGTCACCCGCTGCTGACCGCCAAGCAGTACGCGACCCTCGACCACCTCTCCTCCGGCCGGCTGGTCCTCGGCGTCGGCGCCGGGCACGTCCGGGAGGAGTTCGAGGCGCTCGGCGCCGACTTCGAGCGGCGCGGGGCCGTGCTCGACGAGACGATCGACGCGCTCAGGGCGGCCCTCGGGCCGGAGGAGTTCCCGCGCTTCGAGGGGGAGCGGTTCGCCTTCGAGGGGCTCGGGCAGAAGCCCCGGCCCGCCCAGGCCCGGGTCCCCGTCTGGATCGGCGGCTCCTCGCCCGCCGCCGTGCGCCGCGCCGCGCTCAAGGGTGACGGCTGGCTGCCGCAGGGCGATCCGCGCGACCGGCTCCCCGAGCAGATCGCGAAGCTCCGGGCGGTGCGCGAGGGGGCTGGGATCACGGACCCCATCGAGATCGGCGCGATCACCGAACCGCTGTACGTCGGCGACGCCTCCTGGGACGTCGGCCGCCGCACCCTCAGCGGCAAACCCGACGCGCTCGCCGAGTCGCTGCGTGCGTACGCCGCGATGGGCGTGGACCAGATCCAGGTGCGGTTCCGCAGCCGGAACCGCAGTGAACTCACCGACCAGATGGCGGCCTTCGCCGCCGACGTGGCTCCGCACCTCGACCGTTAG
- a CDS encoding APC family permease, translated as MTQLETRPQVGDTVRGRPDGGVRTKGLGGNSVGLLGSAVIGISTVAPVYCLTSTLGSTAGEVGLQMPAVFLAGFLPMLLVAFAYRELNRAMPDCGTSFTWTVKAFGPHVGWMCGWGLVIATIIVLSNLAGVATSYFWLLAGEISGSESIAALDGNKAVHIITCLVLIAVATAISYRGMTATKGVQYALVGLQLVVLAVFVVLAFQKAGSGALDTGVDFSWSWMNPFAVQSFAAFTAGLSLSIFMYWGWDACLSTNEETTGSARTPGRAALIAMVVLVGSYLATGIAAQMAVGAGDKGLGLANPDTSDNVFAALAGPVMGPVLGIALFVAVLASAAASLQTTFIPVARTVLAMSAYEALPASFARVSPRFRTPGKATVVAGVATGAFYTVMTLVSEHVLVDTIYALGLMICFYYALTAFACAWYFRGELFRSGRDFAFKGLFPVLGGTLLAAVFGKTLYDMWDPAYGSGSAVLGVGSVFVIGVGLLLLGGVIMLVMQRRSPAFFRGEVLTKETPSLVVAD; from the coding sequence ATGACTCAGCTGGAGACCCGGCCCCAGGTCGGAGACACGGTACGGGGGCGCCCCGATGGGGGTGTCCGCACCAAGGGGCTCGGCGGGAACTCCGTCGGCCTCCTCGGCAGTGCCGTCATCGGTATCTCGACCGTCGCCCCCGTCTACTGCCTCACGTCCACCCTCGGCTCCACGGCAGGCGAGGTCGGCCTGCAGATGCCGGCGGTCTTCCTGGCCGGCTTCCTGCCGATGCTGCTCGTCGCCTTCGCGTACCGCGAGCTCAACCGCGCCATGCCGGACTGCGGCACCTCCTTCACCTGGACGGTGAAGGCGTTCGGACCGCACGTGGGCTGGATGTGCGGCTGGGGCCTGGTGATCGCCACGATCATCGTGCTCTCCAACCTCGCCGGCGTCGCGACCTCCTACTTCTGGCTGCTCGCGGGTGAGATCAGCGGCAGCGAGTCCATCGCCGCACTCGACGGCAACAAGGCCGTCCACATCATCACCTGCCTCGTCCTGATCGCCGTCGCCACCGCGATCAGCTACCGCGGCATGACGGCGACGAAGGGTGTTCAGTACGCCCTCGTCGGCCTCCAGCTCGTCGTCCTCGCCGTCTTCGTCGTTCTCGCCTTCCAGAAGGCCGGCAGCGGCGCCCTCGACACCGGCGTCGACTTCTCCTGGTCCTGGATGAACCCCTTCGCGGTCCAGTCCTTCGCGGCCTTCACCGCCGGGCTCTCCCTCTCGATCTTCATGTACTGGGGCTGGGACGCCTGTCTCTCCACCAACGAGGAGACCACCGGCTCCGCCAGGACCCCCGGCCGCGCCGCGCTCATCGCGATGGTCGTGCTCGTCGGCTCGTACCTCGCCACCGGCATCGCCGCGCAGATGGCCGTCGGCGCGGGCGACAAGGGCCTCGGCCTCGCCAACCCGGACACCTCCGACAACGTCTTCGCCGCCCTCGCCGGCCCGGTGATGGGCCCGGTCCTCGGCATCGCGCTCTTCGTCGCCGTCCTCGCGTCGGCCGCCGCCAGCCTCCAGACGACGTTCATCCCGGTCGCCCGCACGGTGCTCGCGATGTCGGCGTACGAAGCCCTGCCCGCCTCCTTCGCCCGGGTCAGCCCCCGCTTCCGCACCCCCGGCAAGGCCACCGTCGTCGCGGGCGTCGCCACCGGCGCGTTCTACACGGTCATGACCCTGGTCAGCGAGCACGTCCTGGTCGACACCATCTACGCACTCGGCCTCATGATCTGCTTCTACTACGCGCTGACCGCCTTCGCCTGTGCCTGGTACTTCCGCGGCGAACTCTTCCGCTCGGGCCGCGACTTCGCCTTCAAGGGCCTCTTCCCGGTCCTCGGCGGAACCCTGCTCGCGGCGGTCTTCGGCAAGACGCTGTACGACATGTGGGACCCGGCCTACGGCTCCGGCTCCGCGGTCCTCGGCGTCGGCTCGGTCTTCGTGATCGGCGTCGGCCTGCTGCTCCTGGGCGGCGTCATCATGCTGGTCATGCAGCGCCGCAGCCCGGCGTTCTTCCGCGGCGAGGTGCTGACGAAGGAGACCCCGTCCCTGGTGGTCGCCGACTGA
- a CDS encoding DUF2087 domain-containing protein: MSDNSSSGAHGVEALFSRGRLTAIPRKAARREQLLAHLTETLFAPGRAYTEREVNDAIRTVHDDCSALRRYLVEGGRLARTKDGSAYRRVK; the protein is encoded by the coding sequence ATGTCCGACAACAGCTCCAGCGGTGCGCACGGTGTGGAGGCCCTCTTCTCCCGCGGCCGCCTCACCGCCATCCCCCGCAAGGCCGCCCGCCGCGAGCAGCTGCTCGCCCACCTCACGGAGACGCTCTTCGCGCCCGGCCGCGCCTACACCGAGCGCGAGGTCAACGACGCCATCCGCACGGTCCACGACGACTGCTCGGCGCTGCGCCGCTATCTGGTCGAGGGCGGCCGGCTGGCACGGACGAAGGACGGGAGCGCGTACCGAAGGGTGAAGTAG